The Leptidea sinapis chromosome 6, ilLepSina1.1, whole genome shotgun sequence genome segment tgctcggatttttaagaaggtaaaatacttgaacaaaaaaataataatagaattttcAAATATCAACTTAACAatgaagaaataatatttaaatttggaaataTATGATAATGAAATGGGATCCGGTTGGTCTAACGGTAGATATAAAAATCTAACTGCTGTATAATAGACAACGAGTTTAATTAGCACTGTGCTCTTACGCTAAGATTATTTgccttaatttttaattaaaaaaaaatgcgatggGGCAATTTCGACACCTACGCTCGCGATTACAAATGCAATGCTTAACGTTAAgagtacctggacgaccgaatcatgctcggatttttaagtaggtacaaaacttgaacaaaagaaaaataataggacatctggattcgaaccggggtctcctgctttccggatcacccaatgtcccatttgagctattatagtcttgtatatagtggcgaaatttacctatGTATTCTAATGTCATTGTAGCTGTTTCTAATAAAACACggaaaaaactacattttttaaaattgaaaccttgctagatcgatttatcgcccacGAAATCCCctttatacaaatttttatgGAAATCGTTGGAGCCCTTTCCGAGGTTCAGATTATAATGTATAGatgtacaagaattgctcgtttcaAGATGTGAGATTTTAATAGACACTCAAATCGTACATCAAATAAATGCAGTAGGTACAGACTACAGACTACAGAGACTAGGCCACGACGcgttcaaaaatttaaaaatagaacgtTCCGCGTTCGTGGCCTTTCCGAAATGATCTTGATGCGGGAGCGGGCGCGCGGGGCGAGGGGGGCATACGTCGGATGACATCATAGAGATGCAGCGCGTTGATGGCGACGGCCAAGTGTTGCGCAATCGCGTGCCCTTGATCTTGACTGCGTTGAGCCGCGCCGCGCGTGCGTGTGcgcatatcataatatataaatactacacTCGCGACTATATTTACCTCTCGTAGCTAAGCACTAAATTATGAAATACTGGCATATTTAGCGTTGGTGTATATTTACATCTTAATAAAGATAAAGGAGCAATGTATGCATACATAGATTTTATTAGTAAGTacctattttaatataaataatacactttatttacaaattaaagctGAAATTTATGCCCAATCTGCACCCTACGTAGGTAcctattcatatttttgtggaCGGTTGCTTGCAAATTTTAGACATATTTCcttaaaaacacattttatgtCACCTGTCAACGTGTGTTCAATAATTAAGCAAAATACCTACGTAGTGGTTTTCAAatatatatccatatatatctaatatataaaattctcgtgtcatggtgttaaacattgaactcctccgaaacggcttgaccgattctcattaaatttttaatgcatattgggtaggtctgagaatcggacaacatctatttttcatcccgctaaatgttaagggtggtccacacgaaattttaatttttaatttgttttgacattttttgttttaaatttatttgattatgagttagcattaaaaaatacatacaatttcaaattttcaaccatctacgatcaacagttagttacctttgtatcgcgattttaatatcggcaatacaacgtttgctgggtcagctagtaatatataataaaaaatgatgtggtgtcgtgggacaccaggtaggaacgaagttccttcggctaatgtagaatcgacacaaattctactcgcttgtgtatgcgactgtcgcgcctgcgcacgtctcatttaacggttttattccacgcacttttccacgcacttttttccacggattctttcttacggttttactatcacatttttttcagttcggtcgcgcagcaaaatccctatcccctccaagcctgccgtaaggaacttcgttccaatatacaatttataaaaatgaataattcaATAACAAGTAACAAACTAATTTACATTgagtattatgtatgtattttaagcTATAAATGTATTTGTATGTCGTGGTCGCTGTCCGTACTGCGAAACAGGTACCCACTGAAATTCAGTGTCGAGTCACGTTCACTGAGTGGGCCTCCGATTGGCAACACTAAAGTGATTGCACTACTCCTCAATCTTCATATTCCTTTTTAAATTCCACTAGGTctgtattaattattctttattattcttacacattatgttgatattacttattttgttaaaggTTCCTTTTTTTCGACCTAATAATATGTCCTGAAGTGTAATgaagattattattatcattataattattaatacacttATAGAATTATTGCTAAATATCTGGCTAACGAATGTCGGGTCTGGAATTATATTTGCAAACTTTTATCACAGCTGCTCTAATGCAACGTCAATGACAATTTGACAAACAAGATGGCGGTTATTTTCGAAAATCCACACAGGAGCCCTGTGTTATATCCAATTCCAGGTTGTAAAGAATGTGCATTCAAAATTTAGGTAAATTCGTTCAGAAAATTATGCTGAAAGAAATTAGAAAACATTCTAAGAATTTTAATTATGAGGATGGTTTTAGACTAGCGCaaacatggaatcccgtggtctcactctgcagtacaaatgcaaAAAAACGACCCGAAAGTGTGTATGTCgggaattagggaatcaaagaccaaaacaatatatacgATTCATACAATTGGATccaaatatcggcatcaaattaataaaaaatgtattttaggtACCCGTCATAATAGTTGCTATGTTAAAGTTCAGCGACGTAACGATAAAAGTTTAAAGACATGTGCTGAAAGAATTACAAAGAGCCAATAAAGGAACTTAAATTACTGCTGACTactgattattatattaaatttcacttaaatatgtgattaataattataaagtatcaaaattggttattacgattaatttagattattaaaattcaccGCCCTTGTCCAGTGCCAATTTTCTCTAGCCAGGCTTTAGTTGCCTAATTCTAGAAGGCTCTATATAAtgcgaaatattttaaaagctgGCATTTACTCTACATATTATGtaactttataataaagtacctgCGTAGTTACTGCCTgtcagattgacagatgacggctataatcttgtaaaaaaggagatagccaaaattcactacgttataagcaacgattcgctttcaaacttagccggattatacttcgtggccaaacGCCAAACtgaaattactactatttcaaacttatgccaAATTAGtgcacgttttatactaaaGAAAATTTCAATTTCTGTTTAGgggtcccgcctcttattacgtagtaattacatcctctttgtatgacatgttccaaattcaaacataatattatcaattcttttttattgtaaaagtatgTATCGCCAGACTTAGTATTTCAATGTCAACAATTATCTCTAAATTGCGTGCTGTTCAccacataaaatgttaaaattattgtcaTTTGTTCAtctgtcataaaatcttgacAGAGTAGTCACTgcaataataagtaaatattatatgttttcaaatacaataagTATGATTGAGAATACAGTTGTTCCGGTGAGTATAATATTGCATTAGTATTTATCTTTTCTTAGAGTGATGAGATCAACTACCCTATTCCTGTAacaacaagttaggatatcatccccaccatctggatgtgtggctgtcctccacagcgcggttttcaaggagctttctccctcgtactacaaagctgtggaatgagcgtccttgtgcggtgtttccgggacgatacgacatgggtaccttcataaaaagcgcgaacaccttccttacaggccggcaacgcccctgtgaCGCTTCTGCTGCTATTATATAACAGCAGGTGATCCGTGCGCTCGTTCATCCTTCTTTCcgataaaaaaagaagaacacacataaatgtcatatttttaaatagtttgtgTATATTTTCCAGCGGCGGGAGCTAGCACAGACATGGGAAGTGAGCACTATTGCCTGAGGTGGAACAATCATCAGAGCAACCTGCTGGGAGTGTTCAGCCAGTTGTTGCATGACGAGAGCTTAGTGGACGTCACACTCGCCTGCTCCGAGGGTGCATCTATCCGGGCTCACAAGGTTTGTGAACAATaaacttgggcgtagtattagttgccgcactttgcaacgAGAACGATGCAAACGACGATGTGGCATTTTGACAGAGTTCAAAACCTAAGCTAAACCAAGAAACATAAATTAGTCTCTCGACAACTCTTGTCTGCAAATGCATAACTGATAGTTCATTTattaatcaatataaataacttGCATTGTGTTGAGAATAAAAAGAGTAAGTATATAATTCTTGCTCAATAATCTGTTGTGAAAAAGAAACTGTccagctcctttgcactggatgccggctagattatgggtaccacaacgacgcctatttccgccgtgaagcagttatgtgtaagtattactgcttcgtgtttcggcctgaacggcaccgtagctagtgaaattattgggcaaatgaaacttaacatctttcATGTctcaatgccgctcagaatttatgggttttacAAAAATTctctagtctcgtcccttattttcataaaaaaaactgttacatTTCAGGTTGTACTTTCTGCGTGTTCATCATACTTTCGCTCGCTCTTCGTGGATCACCCGTCGCGTCACCCAATAGTGATTCTCAAGGACGTCGGTTTGGACGAGCTCAGAACGCTCGTGGACTTCATGTATAAGGGCGAGGTCAACGTTCAATATTGTCAACTACCCGCTCTTCTCAAAACCGCTGAAAGCTTACAGGTACATAACTAatttctaattatgatctatactaaaacataatatatagctTTTAGCGAAAGCTAACCCATGGATAAAATTGATCTTAACATGGCATGACTAATATTAACATGTGCACTCCCTTTCAAGGTAAAAGGATTAGCTGAGATGACTACGTTAAGTGCGGCTGGCGTTGACACCAGGAATGTTTCAGAACCAATGGAAGAGTGCCAAGCACAAAATTCAAACGAAATATTGCCAACACATGAAAGACTAGTGGAGAGAGATCCTCGGGATAATAAAGAAGATCGGCAAGACGCTAAAGATTGTCGGGAAagagaaaaaattgttaaacaAAATGAGTCACGTGATTCAAGAGAGTCACGAGAAAGGGATAGGGATTTGAGAGAGTCACGAGAAAGGGATAGAGATTTAAGAGAAACGCGAGAAATTATACGCGAGAGAGAATCACGAGATTATAGAGATCTACGTGACAACAGAGATCCTCGAGAACTGAGAGATATGAGAGAATTGCGAGAAACTCGTGATTCCAGAGAGCCCGAGGCATCTCCGCCACGAATATCTCCTTTACTTTCTGTCCGACGATTACGAACGGAATCATCGATAGATGTGACGACGCCTACGCATCCTCCCATACCAAAAGATGAACCCCCTGATGAACCGATTCGGCCCTTGTCACCAGAAGACGATACTGTTTCTATTCGGTCTAATGGAGCTAGTGATAACGTTGGTAAGTTAGAGTTATTTGAATCCTACAGTATGGACATAGCTGAGTGTCAGtaggtaaataataatgaaaaatatataataaggcTTAGACATAAGTACCTACAGTATTATTGTGAACAAAATTATCacttatcattaaaatattccTAAATCGTCTCTCCAATAAATATGTATGAGGTCAATATAATAGGCTAACTTTTATTGAGAGAACGAATAAATCGATCATCAACTCAAATGGCACATACTTTCCTACAGaaagttttcataataattataccgCTTAATGTACACCTGGTACATTACCTGACCTTTAACTCCATGATTAAACCTCACTTAGAATACCTTGTTGAAGTCTGGGGAACTACAGAACATATTTATCTAAAgactttacaaaaaaaaaactcaaaacacaATCATCCTTTTTTCAGCATGACTATTTAACCCCTACTacaaaaatttacaaagaaaccaaattaatataaataaatttcaatcaaAAGAGATGGACCAAATTTGTATGGACTTCGGAGTAAGTGCTGGCCAACATCCAATCATAGTGCTTAATGTACCTTCGACTAATACTAGTCGGTAACACAAAGCAATTTAGAATCGATCCGTGGAGAATTGAGAAAAAAATCTACTGGATACATGGCCGCTGGCGGGGGGGTGCCAGAGGGTGCACAGCCCTTAGGAATCTCGaggaattattgaaataaaaagccGTCTGTtggaaatcatttttttattcacaataattagTAGGCAGTAATTACACATTTCTCATTTAAAAAGCAACTGCAGCCGGCGGGGTTTTTGACCGAACCTATTAAAGACGTTTTCTATAAAGCTATCTTTATTGTCCTTGGTTATCTTGCCTCAGTGGACACTTAAGAAGCATAATCCAGACAGTCGCTCTTCACCTGTTGTGGACCTATTCCAAGTTTTTACTCTTCTCAGTGTGCTTAAGGATCTTTCTACTGTTGTGATCGTTGTGACGGGTAGACTAAGACAAATCTTGATCGCTTCTGCTACCAGAGGAAAGAAATCTTTTGCCTCGTCGATGTAGTCTATAAGATGTTTTTCATATCGATCAACTCCACTGATATTATTTGCCGCTGGCTGTGGATATTTCCACATTTCAAACCAAGTTGTgatttctgaaataaaattagGTAAAAGATAATCTCGTTGGCATTTAATCTCAATATTAAGGTCTTCGCAACTTTGTTTAGCTTCTCCCAATATAGAAGTAAATTCCTGCGATGCGTTTTGTCTGTGACCctctattattttaatgagtttGCAAATGTGGTCATTCACTGAATTAATGTCTAAATCCACTTGTTGAAGCTGGTTGCAGACAGGCTCAAGCTTTGTCGAGTAAGTAGTATTAATATGCAATGCCACAATAATCATTCCAGCAGTATTTCTTATTTcactcaaattatttaaatcattgaCAACAAGATTTAATATGTGACTAGCACAGTGGAAATACTTTGCCTTGGgatatttatcaataattattttctaaactCCACCAACATGTCCAGCCATCGAGAAGCAACCATCATACCCTTGCCCAACCATTTTGTTGAGATCTAAACCACatcatgtcaaaaaatatattaacttattaataatattatatgatttctgaagttaatattaattattaacttcaGAAATCGATGCAGCATCTAACGTTTAAAGTGGTCTGTACCCCAAAAATTCTTCAAGTATTACGTAACTGTGTTTTGTTTGGTCAAACTTGACGTAACTTATGCCCATTGACAGCTGTTCATTCCCGCTTATATCCGCTCTCTCATCAGCCAAGATTGAAAAGTATGCCGCTTCTTTTGCTTCATCAGTCATGGTTTCACCAAGAACATCAGCACAGGTTTCAATAATTTCGTTTTGTACTTGATGGGATACATAGAGGGCATTTTTCGAACCAGTTGCAAAGTGGTCTTTTAAAACCGTACCTATCTCTTGCCTCAGCTCGGAAATGTAATAAGTCTTTGAAAACTGGCCCATCTTCTTTTTTTCCTCGAAGGAGTAAATCATGCGTAGCACAAAATAAGGCAGAAGATATAATGGGTTGaagtttttttctattttctgAAATTTCCCTGTTATATTGAGTATCAATCTGTTCataaacgtaattttttttctttgcacGATTTCCAGATTATTTTAGAACGTATAACCGATTCACGATGCCTTACTGGCTATTTGCATGAGATTTCGCACACTCACTCGTGCACACTCaccaatattttgatattttttgcaTGGCCGAACGATAAATGGCCCCTGAGTACTGCCTCGATGAATTTGTGCGGGAAATAATACACATGTACGGCAAAGTGGTTCTTTAGCCTGAGCAGAATAGGCTAACCAAGGGTATGCTGTGAGCCACTCGTGGCGAAATGCACGTTGTTGTGTTACGTTTTTATGATCGATGTCCTGcttgaaatcataatcttgcggaAGTTTCCACAGTGTTTCGAGCACTTTAAATCGTATTTCATTAGGTACCTTTGTTAGAATCCAGATAAAAACCCACATCATAAATATTAACTGAAGTTTGTTGTGTTGTTAATTCGGTTTTACTAGTACTTTGCTGTGCCGAAGTACTTGGACAATCTTTAGCATTAAACTGTTCATTTTCAATCTTTTTTCTCTTGCACTAAATCGCCTTATGTCACTCATATTTTATGCTTTATATATTGCTTGCACTGTTTAATTAAATACGGCGCGCACTGACACTAATCTATGGAACCGAATATGGCGGGAAGTATAAATTTTTCAAACGGACGCACTATGCACTCACTCAAGATAAAAGATAACTATTAGTCACTCGCGATTTGCTCACTCGGAACGAACTGTTCGAACTCCAATCGAAAACTGACTGACTCGGAACTCGACCTAGCCCTCTTTATATATCAAAATGTAAGGAAGGTTCCAGATTCCCGAACGTTCTCGAACGTAGCTCTGTCCCTGTCATCTTTAACAGTGAAAGCGCAATACAGCTGCGCTTTCTCTGTTAAGTTCATCCCATTTATGCTGGTGCTATCTGGTGTGGAGTAGCGGTATTTTAAAGGGTGCGTTCAGAGAAGTAATGGAAATCGATTAATATCCACCAACTTAGAATTTTTAAACCAATTTCAATCGTCGCGAACAGGTGAGAGTGTGGGCGAAAAGGTGTGAGCCGTGAGCCGTGACGTGAATGACTATtcattatgaatttattttatttatgatatttgtttccgaataaaatttcattttttttactaacaatCATACACGGCGAATATtgtaagaaaactaaaatctGCACCACCTGGAAATTAATTATGTCGGCGCCCATGACTGCATAGGTTTAACATTATCGTAAATTAGTAACCATcagcttaattataataaaagacGGCATATTGTTaacaataatacaatttttcaaaaaattttgaaccgcgaagcataaaataatatgtattttcgCCCAATTACAAGTTAGCATGACAAGTTTACCTAATTTAATTGTTGCTGGTATATTATGATGATCACAAGTTCtggaaattgaaaaatatactgtaactgtaatattaatattacattacaaaaatatattatatagccttTTGTTTACTCTGTGTCAACATTCAAAATGTCACATAAACACTAATTGTCAATCTTGTCATCAATAATTGCCGAATGTCATTCAATTTAGTGATTATCCAATTTCTACtgaattgaatttgtttatttccaggccataaaatcaaaaaaaaaaaattgtttattttgtttcacaaaTACAAAATCGCACTAtgcaattcaataaaatttgtattttgcaCTGCAAGCTACCATCGACATTCAAAATTTGGAATTCAGCTATTGGCCTGTTTAAGAGTTGCCCCGGTTCCAATAGAAAAATGTATAATGTAATTCATCACACAAAACAACAAATAGAGCCATGGGGATACTTTCATGCAATTctattgataaattttgtattgaaaatatataatatgatacacATCACGATATCGTGGAAACTCTTATTAGAGTATTTTAACATGTACATAGAAAGATAATTCAATGGTAAGAATTGTCGACCTATTATCATGATTACTATGCAAATAAAGTATCTAATAGCGATAAATTCTATTGCAATTCATTTTTGATATTGTGGCGtacttttgttgtttttatttactaagACTTGACAAATTTATGTATAGTTATCTAGTCTTATTGTTTTCAGGTATCAAtatgacaataaacagtcatagcAGCTTAGGCACTAGATATTCTCCTGTTGAACAAAGGCTGAGTGTGCTGAGCACCTTGCCTCACCCAGGGCTGACTCTCCATCCCCACCCATCTCTACCTAGTCCTAGAAATGAACCAATTGCGGGGCCGTCAGGGCTGCCACCAGTTCAACAAGTACCTTTggtatataattttcatcaaacTTTTATAATCGCGGAACTTTATAACATGATATTCACGACACACATTACTGACGATGGATTGCCTGTCATTTCAAAAAGTGGTATCTCTTATTGAAATCAAAACCATCATATTTCATTTCTTAAATAATACACTTGAAAAGCTTCAACCAAATCTATGAAAAGTTTTAATCTATTAAAATTAGTCTGAGATAATCATCTGATTAGGAACTATATAGGAGATATTTGTATGGGGTGtggaaatacaataatgttaatTGTAGTTCAGTtgagtaataattaaattgatcatgttggtttttgttttataaaactaaTGTTATTACCAAAGTTGGGTAAGTATTGATGTCAGGCAAAGTGAGTAATCATCTTTTCTATGTTGGCTatcaatacataatattatatttgtttgaatataaacatataattattttctgtttGTGACTTTGGTTCATCTTATTGTCAGCTCCGCAAATCTAAAAAGTCACCCCAAAACATTATACAgtaagcatatatatataagtactaATAACAGGattaaaaatgtgtttattatatacattgagAAAGACATACATGAGAAAAAAACTCTAGCATAATGTCATAGT includes the following:
- the LOC126964977 gene encoding protein bric-a-brac 1-like isoform X3, whose product is MDPGERRFASRLDEFHSECCERPSSVTAAAAVGATRPLDIAAGASTDMGSEHYCLRWNNHQSNLLGVFSQLLHDESLVDVTLACSEGASIRAHKVVLSACSSYFRSLFVDHPSRHPIVILKDVGLDELRTLVDFMYKGEVNVQYCQLPALLKTAESLQVKGLAEMTTLSAAGVDTRNVSEPMEECQAQNSNEILPTHERLVERDPRDNKEDRQDAKDCREREKIVKQNESRDSRESRERDRDLRESRERDRDLRETREIIRERESRDYRDLRDNRDPRELRDMRELRETRDSREPEASPPRISPLLSVRRLRTESSIDVTTPTHPPIPKDEPPDEPIRPLSPEDDTVSIRSNGASDNVGINMTINSHSSLGTRYSPVEQRLSVLSTLPHPGLTLHPHPSLPSPRNEPIAGPSGLPPVQQVPLSLKKEADWDRSIEDKVGESSSSDYRLQHESEYDGSGRGRNEEGERGYPCIHCGATFPHQSKLTRHILTTHTLDTLKYRDAIMGRPLGLPMIGPFSEPTYLSMPPEETPIDLDIGPVEPGNVVLCKFCGKSFPDVSSLIAHLPVHTGDRPFKCEFCGKAFKLRHHMKDHCRVHTGERPFRCVLCGKTFSRSTILKAHEKTHYPKYARKFLSPSPVDTEEESPHQ